One Caretta caretta isolate rCarCar2 chromosome 8, rCarCar1.hap1, whole genome shotgun sequence DNA window includes the following coding sequences:
- the LOC142073053 gene encoding uncharacterized protein LOC142073053 translates to MQSSSAEVTMMESQNRKRAPAWTEREVRDLIAVWGEESVLSELRSSFRNAKTFLKISQGMKDRGHNRDPKQCRVKLKELRQAYQKTREANGRSGSEPQTCRFYDELHAILGGSATTTPAVLFDSFNGDGGNTEVGFGDEEDDEEEVVDSSQQASGETGFPDSQELFLTLDLEPVPPEPTQGCLLDSAGGEGTSAACVSMITGSSPSQRLVKLRKKKKRTRDEMFSELMLSSHTDRAQTNAWRQIMSECRKAQNDREERWRAEESKWRAEESKWRAEDRAEAQRWRQRDERRQDSMLRLLQDQTSMLQCMVELQQRQLEHRLPLQPLCNQPPSSPSSIASSPRRPRTRWGGLRPTSHSPTEDCPKKRRLSFNKF, encoded by the exons atgcagagctcatcagcagaggtgaccatgatggagtcccagaatcgcaaaagagctccagcatggactgaacgggaggtacgggatctgatcgctgtttggggagaggaatccgtgctatcagaactccgttccagttttcgaaatgccaaaacctttctgaaaatctcccagggcatgaaggacagaggccataacagggacccgaagcagtgccgcgtgaaactgaaggagctgaggcaagcctaccagaaaaccagagaggcgaacggccgctctgggtcagagccccaaacatgccgcttctatgatgagctgcatgccattttagggggttcagccaccactaccccagccgtgttgtttgactccttcaatggagatggaggcaatacagaagtaggttttggggacgaagaagatgatgaggaggaggttgtagatagctcacagcaagcaagcggagaaaccggttttcccgacagccaggaactgtttctcaccctagacctggagccagtaccccccgaacccacccaaggctgcctcctggactcagcaggcggagaagggacctctg ctgcatgtgtttcaatgatcacaggatcttctccttcccagaggctagtgaagcttagaaagaaaaaaaaacgcactcgcgatgaaatgttctccgagctcatgctgtcctcccacactgacagagcacagacgaatgcgtggaggcaaataatgtcagagtgcaggaaagcacaaaatgaccgggaggagaggtggagggctgaagagagtaagtggcgggctgaagagagtaagtggcgggctgaagacagggctgaagctcaaaggtggcggcagcgtgatgagaggaggcaggattcaatgctgaggctgctgcaggaccaaaccagtatgctccagtgtatggttgagctgcagcaaaggcagctggagcacagactgccactgcagcccctctgtaaccaaccgccctcctccccaagttccatagcctcctcacccagacgcccaagaacacggtggggaggcctccggccaaccagccactcccccacagaggattgcccaaaaaaaagaaggctgtcattcaataaattttaa